In Gracilinanus agilis isolate LMUSP501 chromosome 1, AgileGrace, whole genome shotgun sequence, the sequence tttcttcctcccatccCCAAGACACAGTctaagaatagaagaaaagacAACTTTGCAGTCAAGATTTCCATTATAAGTAGTTAGAACAACctaggttactttttttttttttttaagcattgagATCCAGAAAATGCATGTAGACAATTCTGCTTCTGTTCTTGCAAACTATAGTTTACTGCCCTGCTAACTTGTCCAAatctttgattttcttcctttgcgTACGCTTAAAACATCACACAAATTGTCGTTCTTTGCACCTTTTCCAGAATCTCCAATAACTCTTAAGGATTTTTTCATGAGTCAATGCCAACTGCTTGTTCTTCCTGACAGTTTGGTATCTCCTGGTTAGGGCTACACCGATTGAGaccctgctttaaaaaaaagaactttttgttttttggtatgtGAGCATTTGCATGATTGTTTGTGCTTTGAATTTAAATGCATGAGTTATAAATACAGAGGACTGAGCAGCCTACTGAAAAATTAAGAACCCAGATAGTTACTTTTCAGACAAAGACTGTAGATTTCAGGTCTTGAGTTTGCCATAGAATGACTAAAAAAATCTGGATAAATGACTAAAACTGTTACGTGCATCTTTGTATTTATTACTTGATGTAATAAAGCTTATTTTCATTAACAATTTGTATCAAAATGATTGTAGGTCTGCTTTTATTTGGGAGGTGGTGTTGACACAACTCAACAAATTACTGGGTAGCAGGGCCAGAATCGAGGGGGTCTCACGGAAACCAGGGACACGGAGTGATGTGTTGGCGTGGCAAGACCTAGCTTGAAAAGCCTTGTGGGTCAGAGGTGGGAACAGACAGCAGGCTTATCATGGGAGAATGACATCATGGTGTTTTGCATCAGTTACAAGAGCAGAGATGTGGTCGGTCTGGCAGGAAGGAGAGTAGGGGAGGATGAGGTTTTTTTATAACTATTAAGTTATACTGATAGGACTGGATCTAGGGAGTGGGCTTTCTCAGTTCTGCCTACCCAGATTATGAATGCTGAAAAGTCTTGGCTGGGGCAGAATGGACAAGTAgttctatcaattttttttttaatccttattttctatcttagtaactatcttagggccaggcaatgagagttaagtgacttgcccagggtcaaatagctaggaagtatcaaaggatagatttgaacctagttcctttgaattccaggcctggtgctccctAGTTTCTGGAAAAGTTAAGATGGCATAAATGATGACAATTAATGGTAAAGTGCAACCGTATTATTGTAGGAGTATACCATTAAACTGGTTCATAAATGAGTACCAACAGTACCCAACGTTTTTGACAGATCCTACAGTTTGTTTTGGGGATGGAACTCGTCATTGTTTGGTTTGGCTCATACCCTAGTTTTGTGCTGTTCTAAGTTTCCATTTATGTAGCTATTCACCTAATAGCTTTCTTTTGGGTCCCTCCAACACCCCACGATACTTTATAAAGTATGAATATATAGAGTACATTATTTCCCTGTTGTTCCTGATGGCACGACAATATTCTGTTACCTTTGGATACCATGATTTGTTTGGGCATGCCTCAGTTGTGGGGTAGTTTTTTCCCCAACCTTTTTCCTATCACAAATAGCgctgctctgaatatttttgtccACATGATTTTATGTGGCTGGATATACTGGGGGCATACATTCAGTACTGGGATTACTAGGTTAAAGGGTGGTAGGAACAATTTTGTCAAAATCTCTTGCCTAATTCCAAACTGTTTTTCCAAATGGTTAGACCAAATCACAGCCCCACCAGCTGGGAATAATTGTGCCTTGTTTTCCCACAACCCTGCCAACAATGAAGTTTTCCTTCCATCTTCACTGATCTGGGCGTGAGGTGATGAGGTGGTAGTCAATCCAAAAAAGCCTTTAAATTGAGGTGTTCCAAGAAGAAACCAATTACGGTATAATCCCTGGAAGttcataaatgattattgaaaatattattctgaacttaacaccaaaaaaaggagaaggaacatTTCCAAAAGAGCAAAGGCAGATGACTGTGTGAAACTATGATTCTAATAAATGATTGTTACATTCATTTTAGTTCTAGACTTAAACCCACTGCCCAACTCTGACTGGTCTCAGCAGAGGGGCCTGCGTGATCTACTGAGTAAAGTAACAGGTTATTGCTCTCTCATGGATGTTCTTCTCTACGTTTGTGCATTATAACATGCTCTAATGAGCCAAGCCACTAACTTTGCCTAAAATGGAATTATAAGGTAGACATCTCCCTTGTTGGATAAATAATCCAGCCGGAGGGAGAAGAACCGAACATGTAACATTTGGTTACATGAACACATTGGGTTCACGACCTAATCGGTATGGATTGAGTGTGCAGCTATACACAATCGTATACACACTTTTTTGGGAAGCCGAAAAGTTACTTGGTGAGTTGTTACTATCTTTGATCCTGCTCGTCCTTCATTAGCTAAAAGAGTAAGTAAATGGGCAAGTCACACAAGAGCTCTCAAAATCTCTCcttgtctcttttcctcttactCTCTTAAGTTGGCACGGAGATAACCAACAACTGCGGCCCAGAGACACCTCCCAGCCGATGATGAGGTGACATCAAATGCCTTCAAAACATGTGACCCCAAACTCCAGCTCAGAACAAATTGGGACTTAGGAATTTGTCCAAATCATTTATTGAAGCTGCTAGGAGTGTGCTGGCAGCGGCAGAAGCTATCACACTTCATGGCTGAGCACATGTGCGAGTCACCTCCAGCTCCTGTGCTAGTTCCTCTTGCCCTCCGACGGGGTCACTCATCTCTGGACAGAGGGGGCCTTGGGACTCGATTCTGTTAACATTAACTCCTTTAGCAGTCTCTTTTTCTCCAGtgtttcctttgccttttttttcctttctctcttctttctctctgcctcctttctGACTTGGTGAATGTGGCTGTCTTCGCCTCTGTAGAAGAGATCCACTTTTCCTTGCAGAATCTCTCTCGCTAGCTTTCGATTTTGGTCAACTGATCTCGTCTGATGGCACTGGAAAACAATGGTATTTTGTTAAGCGCTTATGGAAGGGCAGATCACTGGGCTCGTTTTACAAAATGAGATACTAAGGCCCTGCTTGCCAGCTTTCATTCTCTGCTGAGACGGGGCTCTCTTCAGCCCATCATCACACAATGTAATGCTGTTAGGGTTTCCCCAAGTCACAAAGTGTATGATGGGCCAGTGCAGGAGCTGAGATTAGGCAGGGCCTCAGGATCTCCATCTGCCCTCCTAGCAGTTGCAGTTACTTTTCTAAGGAGTTTGGCCAGTGTGCACAATGCAGGTGGGAAAGCCAGAGCTGAACAAAGGGCCTCCCCATCCGCCCTGAGTTGGTTCTGGGCAGTTGGTGCTTCCTGGGCAGCAGCCAAGCACAAGGGATGTGGGCTGGGTTTAATGGTGAAGGGCCTCTGTTGTTCTTTGGGGATCACTGGGCCCGGCAGCCCCTCACATGGGATGGGTTGCAGCGCCATCTAGTGGCACACAGGGAACAAGCCACAAAACGGGGAGCACAGCCTGCGTCTGCAGCCAAGAAATGGCTTCCCTGAAGGAGCAGCCCAGCCCATCTAAAGCATGCTTTAAAGCACAAAAACTCGGATAGCTTCTCTACAGCCCCGTGTGAACAGCCACAACTATATCTCATTTGACAGCCTTACAAGCCATTTTAAGAATCAAGACTAAGTATTAGTTCAGCAGGGTGACATGACTTACTGAGTCACTCAgccaaaaagtatctgaggcaaatttgaacccagcacctctcatctctaggtccagctctatccactaagccgcCAAGCTCCCCCTACAAGCTACTCTTTAGGGCACACTTTGGCAAACCAAGGTGAGGTTGGTGGGTGCCGGGGTAAGGAGGGAGTAATCTCATCTGGGGcagtcctttccccttccctcaccTTGACCACGATGCCAGACGGGATGTGTTTCAGCACCACGCAGTTGTTCGTTTTGTTGGTGGCTTGGCCACCCGGACCGTGCCCTTTCACAAACTGCTCTTCTAAGTCCGTTTCATTCAGAGGAAGGAGGTTGCGGGAGTCCGTCTTGCCTGTCACCTGGGGCCCACACGTCCCCATCCTGGGAAGTAAGAAGACAGGCTTCTTCCACAGCCAGAGCCCCCATAGCCCTCTGCTAAATCTGCTCAGTGAGGCTGGAAGATAGGTGGAGCCCAAAGTGTTCATGAAGGAATCTGTAAGAGACCAGAGAACAGGGCCACACTTTGACAAGATTCACTTTGCAGGGAACAAAACCCCTAGCTACAGAGATCTTGGGTTCACAGTAGAGGGTATTCTGAACTTATAAACAGatgacatttctctctctttaaaaaaaatgtattagaaaTTTAACAGGAATTTAGtggctagcatttatgtaggACTTTTAAGACATGGCAAAGGTggaacagtgaatagagcaccggaccttgagtcaggaagactcacctttctaagttaaaatccagcctcagacatttcctagccgtgtgaccttgggcaagtcatttaatcatgtttcagtttctcatgtgtaaaatgagctggagaaggaaatagcaaaccattctaagactttaacaagaaaaccctaaatgggaaaACAAAGAGCTGGATGTGACTTGAACAAGCACTTACGTAGGACTtctaaaatgtacaaaatattgcATGGGCTATCTtatttgattgtcacaacaatAGTTTGAAGTGGGGACtgccatctccattttataggtaaggaagcTGAGGTTGACAGGTTACCACAAAGTAAGTGATTGAGGCATGATCTGTTCTCAGtttttcatgactccaagtctggcaagATACCCACACTCTGCAACCAAGCATACACCATCAACACAAACAAATATACTTGCTTAATAAAgatatttacatttctttttgaaCGTTTGTTTGGAAATCTGTTATTTTTACTTCagcttcattttcaaatatttccttccccttctcagagAGCTGCTGCTTATCACAAAGAACAAGGTAAAAGGGGGCAGGGAGCAGTTTGGCAAAATCAGCTCATCAACTGAGTCTGACAGTAAGTATATACACAATTCTATATCTGATCTTCCCAAACAGGTGACATCTCTAACGTATTTTAAGGTCTacaaagtatattttatattcacatcacaacaaccttgaaagCTAGAGACTATGGggactattattcccattttacaggtgaggaaacgaAGGCAGAGAGAAGTTCTAAGTGCCTTTTCTGTGGTCATACCTCCAGTAAAGTCCTGGTCCAAGGTCCGAGGTCAGGTGGACTTTCTCTCAGACCACCTGGATTTCCTAACTGCAGGTCATAGACCATTTGgtttaacaattttatttttgaataagaATCATTTTAGTGATCAGGTTAGTAATGAAGGGACTTGATCAGAGATGTCAAGGGATGTCCCAAGCCTGCTCTTAAGCTATAACCCTGCCTCCTGCAAAAAATGAAAACCTGAGATGAGGATTTCCCTAGCAAAGAACCAACACTCCCTCAAGGacttggggatttaaaaaaaatcagattagaTTGTGAACTTGGTGGGGACAGGGTCTGTGCTAACCCTGGTGCTTCCATAATAAGGACTTTATTGCTCGTT encodes:
- the MTRFR gene encoding mitochondrial translation release factor in rescue, whose product is MEGLAKGEARRGERKFIDEEVMWSQRCFRKIIWINYMGEIYDSFMNTLGSTYLPASLSRFSRGLWGLWLWKKPVFLLPRMGTCGPQVTGKTDSRNLLPLNETDLEEQFVKGHGPGGQATNKTNNCVVLKHIPSGIVVKCHQTRSVDQNRKLAREILQGKVDLFYRGEDSHIHQVRKEAERKKRERKKKAKETLEKKRLLKELMLTESSPKAPSVQR